Proteins co-encoded in one Scatophagus argus isolate fScaArg1 chromosome 11, fScaArg1.pri, whole genome shotgun sequence genomic window:
- the cmss1 gene encoding protein CMSS1 isoform X1: MGDDLGDEWWTHEGNSGPSEAEEETQEIQPTEKSNARTKLEKRKRVTEKTVKAKKKKKTEQKEHIDPLKKETEDDKSAKPKKKRKKKKKTITDVLSSSEPKPGCPADLQNLVTQYFSDKLSVIEQEELKLLDSCFLSSSDLTHTLSSYLKQVCPKWAKIQKQHTEKSSVVLLIVCSSALRTIELIKQLTTFKGEAKAIKLFAKHIKLEEQVKVLQKGVTHIGVGTPGRISALIEREGLNLRALRYLILDWNWRDQKLRRMVDIPEVKLDFMKLLECGVLKGCKEDKVKIGLF, encoded by the exons GTCCTtctgaggcagaggaggagacacaAGAGATACAGCCGACAGAAAAATCAAATGCACGAACAAAActagagaagagaaagagggtaacagagaaaacagtcaaggccaagaagaagaaaaagactgaacag AAAGAGCATATTGATCCTCTCAAGAAGGAGACTGAGGATGACAAGTCAGCCAAACccaaaaaaaagaggaag aagaagaagaagacgatcACAGACGTCTTGTCCTCCTCGGAGCCAAAGCCTGGCTGTCCGGCAGACCTGCAGAACCTGGTTACACAGTACTTCTCAGACAAGCTCTCTGTGATCGAGCAGGAGGAGCTCAAATTGCTGG ACTCCTGCTTCCTATCCAGTAGTGACTTAacgcacacactctcctccTATCTGAAACAGG TTTGTCCCAAGTGGGCCAAGATtcaaaagcagcacacagaaaaGAGTTCTGTTGTTCTGCTCATCGTCTGTAGCTCTGCTCTCCGAACAATTGAGCTCATCAA GCAGCTGACTACCTTCAAGGGTGAAGCCAAAGCAATAAAACTCTTTGCAAAACATATCAAG TTAGAGGAGCAGGTGAAGGTGCTGCAAAAAGGCGTTACCCACATAGGAGTAGGGACACCAGGCAGGATTAGTGCTCTTATTGAGAGAG AGGGGCTGAACTTGCGGGCTTTGAGATACCTGATTCTGGACTGGAACTGGAGGGACCAGAAGCTCCGGAGGATGGTGGACATTCCTGAA GTCAAATTGGACTTTATGAAGCTGCTGGAATGTGGTGTCCTGAAAGGCTGCAAAGAAGACAAAGTCAAAATTGGACtattttaa
- the cmss1 gene encoding protein CMSS1 isoform X2, with protein MGDDLGDEWWTHEGNSGPSEAEEETQEIQPTEKSNARTKLEKRKRVTEKTVKAKKKKKTEQKEHIDPLKKETEDDKSAKPKKKRKKKKTITDVLSSSEPKPGCPADLQNLVTQYFSDKLSVIEQEELKLLDSCFLSSSDLTHTLSSYLKQVCPKWAKIQKQHTEKSSVVLLIVCSSALRTIELIKQLTTFKGEAKAIKLFAKHIKLEEQVKVLQKGVTHIGVGTPGRISALIEREGLNLRALRYLILDWNWRDQKLRRMVDIPEVKLDFMKLLECGVLKGCKEDKVKIGLF; from the exons GTCCTtctgaggcagaggaggagacacaAGAGATACAGCCGACAGAAAAATCAAATGCACGAACAAAActagagaagagaaagagggtaacagagaaaacagtcaaggccaagaagaagaaaaagactgaacag AAAGAGCATATTGATCCTCTCAAGAAGGAGACTGAGGATGACAAGTCAGCCAAACccaaaaaaaagaggaag aagaagaagacgatcACAGACGTCTTGTCCTCCTCGGAGCCAAAGCCTGGCTGTCCGGCAGACCTGCAGAACCTGGTTACACAGTACTTCTCAGACAAGCTCTCTGTGATCGAGCAGGAGGAGCTCAAATTGCTGG ACTCCTGCTTCCTATCCAGTAGTGACTTAacgcacacactctcctccTATCTGAAACAGG TTTGTCCCAAGTGGGCCAAGATtcaaaagcagcacacagaaaaGAGTTCTGTTGTTCTGCTCATCGTCTGTAGCTCTGCTCTCCGAACAATTGAGCTCATCAA GCAGCTGACTACCTTCAAGGGTGAAGCCAAAGCAATAAAACTCTTTGCAAAACATATCAAG TTAGAGGAGCAGGTGAAGGTGCTGCAAAAAGGCGTTACCCACATAGGAGTAGGGACACCAGGCAGGATTAGTGCTCTTATTGAGAGAG AGGGGCTGAACTTGCGGGCTTTGAGATACCTGATTCTGGACTGGAACTGGAGGGACCAGAAGCTCCGGAGGATGGTGGACATTCCTGAA GTCAAATTGGACTTTATGAAGCTGCTGGAATGTGGTGTCCTGAAAGGCTGCAAAGAAGACAAAGTCAAAATTGGACtattttaa
- the tmem30c gene encoding transmembrane protein 30C, translated as MGKVKGKAGPLSQRPDNSAFKQQRLPAWSPMLTANTVLPFFYLMALICMLLGVWLLLTVQSTQELKLDYTEAGTCNICFEKRKNVNNAAQSCSCTVVFPVEKAFKGDVFFYYGLRNFHQNLRRYMDSRDDAQLVGRKQKLQNPSSYCWPFTKDQNGLPIAPCGAVANSIFNDSFTLTYLDPGSPSSQVPLLRRGITWYTDKNIKYRNPRTDNLTLAEVFEGTAQPPYWQKPVYDLDPLDLTNNGFINDDFIVWMREAAFPNFKKLYGILHRANKPFTKGLPAGNYSMEIAYNFPVQHFQGRKEVVLTTLTWFGGQNHFLPIAYLVTSSLILLIAILLTVVWWKFGKDGKNVQE; from the exons ATGGGCAAAGTGAAGGGAAAGGCTGGGCCCTTGTCTCAGAGGCCAGACAACTCAGCTTTCAAACAGCAGAGACTACCTGCCTGGTCTCccatgctaacagctaacacTGTGCTGCCATTCTTTTATTTAATGGCTTTGATATGCATGCTGCTGGGAGTATGGCTGCTTCTCACAGTGCAGAGCACGCAGGAATTAAag CTGGACTACACAGAGGCCGGGACATGTAATATATGCTTTGAAAAGCGTAAAAATGTGAACAATGCAGCtcaaagctgcagctgcactgtggTGTTTCCTGTTGAGAAAGCATTCAAG GGAGATGTCTTTTTCTACTATGGCCTCCGAAACTTCCACCAGAACCTCCGCAGATACATGGACTCCAGAGATGATGCACAGTTGGTTGGAAGAAAGCAAAAATTACAG AACCCCAGTTCGTACTGCTGGCCATTTACAAAAGACCAAAACGGACTCCCTATTGCCCCCTGTGGTGCTGTGGCCAACAGTATCTTCAATG ATTCCTTCACTCTGACCTATCTTGACCCTGGCAGTCCTTCATCTCAGGTTCCTCTGCTACGGAGGGGCATCACTTGgtatacagacaaaaatatcaagTACCGCAACCCAAGGACAGACAACTTGACACTGGCTGAGGTGTTTGAAG GAACAGCACAGCCTCCATACTGGCAGAAGCCTGTGTATGATCTTGATCCCCTCGACTTGACCAACAACGGCTTCATCAACGATGACTTTATCGTATGGATGAGAGAGGCAGCTTTCCCCAACTTCAAGAAGCTTTATGGGATATTGCACCGAGCCAATAAGCCCTTTACGAAGGGGCTGCCAGCAGGGAATTACAGCATGGAGATAGCCTACA ACTTCCCTGTGCAGCACTTCCAAGGCAGAAAGGAAGTGGTGCTGACTACATTGACCTGGTTTGGGGGTCAGAACCATTTCCTGCCCATTGCTTACCTAGTAACCAGCAGCCTGATCCTACTGATAGCCATCCTCCTCACTGTGGTCTGGTGGAAGTTTGGGAAGGATGGGAAAAACGTGCAAGAATGA
- the dcbld2 gene encoding discoidin, CUB and LCCL domain-containing protein 2, whose translation MGRAVMVGRGPTGAGVLVLSILIILTTEVGRAQKGDGCGPSVLGPSSGTLSSLGYPGTYPNNTVCEWEISVPRGNRIHFRFAELDIEDSDCQVNYLRLYNGIGPERSEIVKYCGLDQKVNELIESTGNQVTVQFMSGTHHSGRGFYLSYSTTEHTDLITCLDKGTDFPEAEFSKYCPAGCLTSTEEISGTIPNGYRESSPLCVAAVHAGVVSNAVGGTISVVSSKGIPHYEATLANNVTSTGGTLSNSLFTFRTNGCYGTLGLESGGVADTQLSASSVWEWSNMVGQHSVWAPSGARLKKMRLPWAPSQSDQQQWLQIDLKREKRITGITTTGTTLREYQYYVSAYRVQHSNDGLQWHIYREANSTQDKVFQGNINYLHEVRNNFIPPIEARFLRINPTLWHQRIALKLELLGCPISAVSRRPEPRPRMLPPSRYTPPPAGTKRPPHLGQTTHTPDIRNTTMPPHTGNDVALAAVLVPVLVMVFTALILIAVCACHWRSRKKSSEGTYDLPHWDRTDWWKSMKQLLPSKMVETEESVRYSSSEVGRLTGRSAVPRLHAEPAEYAQPLVSGVTTLGARSTFKPDEGPDPGYSDPDLYDAPISPDVYHAYAEPLPASGSEYATPIVVDMGCHPSGGTSLSQPSTVCSFMNAGPASLLTRTDSGHSGRSAYDTPKNATGQVTPTEDLTYQVPQCSTQKPMGKS comes from the exons ATGGGCAGAGCGGTAATGGTGGGCAGGGGACCGACAGGGGCCGGGGTTCTCGTCCTGTCGATTCTCATCATTCTCACCACGGAAGTCGGTCGAGCTCAGAAAG GTGATGGCTGTGGCCCCAGTGTGCTCGGCCCCAGCAGTGGGACTCTGTCCTCTTTGGGCTACCCAGGGACGTACCCGAACAACACGGTATGTGAGTGGGAGATCAGCGTGCCCCGCGGCAACAGGATCCACTTTCGCTTTGCTGAGCTGGACATAGAAGACAGCGACTGCCAGGTCAACTACCTCCGCCTCTACAACGGCATTGGACCTGAGAGGAGTGAGATTG TGAAGTACTGTGGATTGGACCAGAAGGTCAATGAGCTGATCGAGTCCACTGGCAACCAGGTCACTGTGCAGTTCATGAGTGGGACCCACCACAGTGGACGTGGATTCTACCTGTCCTACTCCACCACTGAGCACACAG ATCTAATCACCTGCCTGGACAAAGGAACTGATTTCCCCGAGGCAGAGTTCAG CAAATACTGTCCAGCGGGCTGCTTGACATCCACTGAGGAGATTTCTGGAACTATACCCAATGGATACAGAGAG tcctctcctctgtgtgtggcAGCGGTCCATGCAGGTGTGGTGTCCAATGCTGTGGGCGGGACGATCAGTGTGGTCAGCAGCAAAGGCATCCCTCACTATGAAGCCACACTGGCCAATAATGTCACTTCCACTGG AGGAACTTTGTCAAACAGCCTCTTCACATTCAGGACCAATG GCTGCTATGGAACACTGGGTTTAGAGTCTGGTGGTGTGGCAGACACTCAGCTGTCTGCTTCCTCTGTGTGGGAGTGGAGCAACATGGTTGGTCAGCACAGTGTGTGGGCGCCATCAGGGGCGCGGCTTAAAAAGATGAGGCTGCCCTGGGCACCTTCTCAAAGTGACCAGCAGCAGTGGTTGCAGATCGATCtcaagagggagaagaggatcACAG GCATCACCACCACGGGCACTACCCTAAGAGAATACCAGTACTATGTTTCAGCATACCGGGTCCAGCACAGTAACGATGGCCTGCAGTGGCACATCTACAGGGAAGCAAATTCTACACAAGACAAG GTCTTTCAAGGCAACATCAACTACCTGCATGAGGTGAGGAATAACTTCATTCCTCCAATTGAGGCCCGTTTTTTGAGGATAAATCCAACCCTGTGGCACCAGAGAATCGCACTCAAGTTGGAGCTGCTTGGATGTCCAATTTCTGCAG TGAGCCGGAGGCCAGAGCCGAGGCCGAGGATGTTACCCCCCTCTCGTTATACTCCACCACCCGCGGGTACAAAACGACCACCTCACCTTGGCCAAACCACACACACCCCAGACATCCGAAATACTACTATGCCTCCTCATACTGGCAACG ATGTGGCGCTAGCAGCTGTTCTGGTGCCGGTGTTGGTCATGGTTTTTACTGCCCTCATCTTGATTGCAGTGTGTGCTTGTCACTGGAGGAGCAG gaaaaaaagctcTGAAGGAACATATGATCTCCCTCACTGGGATCGCACAG ACTGGTGGAAAAGCATGAAGCAGCTGTTGCCCTCCAAGATGGTGGAGACGGAGGAGTCAGTTCGGTACAGCAGTAGCGAGGTGGGCCGGCTAACAGGAAGGAGTGCTGTGCCCAGACTGCACGCTGAACCTGCAG AATATGCTCAGCCCCTGGTGAGCGGTGTCACAACATTGGGCGCCCGGTCAACCTTTAAACCAGACGAGGGGCCTGATCCAGGATATTCGGATCCTGACCTGTACGACGCTCCCATCTCACCAGACGTATACCACGCTTACGCTGAACCCCTGCCAGCTTCGGGATCTGAGTACGCTACACCCATTGTGGTTGATATGGGTTGCCACCCGTCAGGGGGCACCTCTTTGAGCCAGCCCTCCACAGTGTGCAGTTTCATGAATGCCGGGCCGGCCTCCCTGCTCACACGGACAGACAGTGGCCATTCGGGGAGGTCGGCTTATGACACGCCCAAGAATGCCACTGGACAGGTCACACCCACTGAGGATCTGACCTATCAGGTGCCTCAGTGTAGCACTCAGAAGCCAATGGGAAAGAGCTGA